In Nicotiana tabacum cultivar K326 chromosome 21, ASM71507v2, whole genome shotgun sequence, one DNA window encodes the following:
- the LOC142175160 gene encoding uncharacterized protein LOC142175160, protein MDTPKQACWLVRKIFDIRYWFLEKYTSVELHKYYRNGKFSIKKLYISMRPQFQKSLWKKVLTGSKAIPKHRFILWLEVHRKLATFDRLERWGVTVPKECVLCTTKEEESMEHIWFRCDYARTIWTLLLQWLNEKHQIGSWEEEIEWLKRRTANKTRGEILIFLFTAMVYHVWAERNKRRFQGEIVASNQRIKDIAMELHIVGQRETKWHKVLEKLKNFP, encoded by the coding sequence ATGGATACTCCTAAACAAGCATGTTGGCTTGTTAGGAAGATTTTTGATATCAGATATTGGTTTCTGGAAAAGTATACAAGTGTTGAGTTACACAAGTACTATAGAAATGGCAAATTTAGCATTAAAAAGCTATATATTTCTATGAGACCTCAATTTCAGAAAAGCTTGTGGAAAAAAGTATTAACTGGATCTAAGGCAATACCAAAACACAGATTCATACTATGGTTAGAAGTACACAGGAAACTAGCTACATTTGATCGACTTGAGAGATGGGGAGTAACAGTACCAAAGGAATGTGTACTATGCACAACAAAGGAAGAGGAGTCAATGGAGCATATATGGTTTAGATGCGATTATGCCAGAACAATATGGACTCTACTGCTACAATGGCTCAATGAGAAACATCAAATTGGAAGTTGGGAAGAGGAAATTGAATGGTTAAAAAGAAGGACTGCTAATAAAACTCGAGGTGAAATATTGATATTCCTATTCACAGCAATGGTGTACCATGTCTGGGCAGAGCGAAACAAAAGAAGATTTCAAGGGGAAATAGTTGCCAGTAATCAGAGAATCAAAGACATTGCAATGGAGTTACATATAGTAGGACAAAGAGAAACAAAGTGGCACAAAGTACTAGAAAAATTGAAGAATTTTCCTTAG